A portion of the Motilibacter rhizosphaerae genome contains these proteins:
- a CDS encoding lytic murein transglycosylase, with amino-acid sequence MPAPVRQGGAAGAVRVRPPSATRGAALRPLLPRARAARLPRSVVAAGVACVPVLVLAASALPEATSSADPVASAPTGPAAAQARVARPALGLESSSAQPVPRTPVVGSLGEELRAHPVPSPAAPQAGRVLPAQLLTSGIPAVAQAAYVRGASLADAHDPGCHLSWPVLAALGRVESNHGRFGGAVLGADGRSTPPIIGPALDGTTYAAVPDTDGGRLDGDPQWDHAVGPMQFIPSTWARVATDADGDGVADPQDIDDAAAAAGTYLCAGGGDMRSGSALGAAIFSYNHDASYVQLVGELAVAYAKG; translated from the coding sequence GTGCCCGCCCCCGTCCGGCAGGGTGGAGCCGCGGGTGCCGTACGCGTCCGCCCGCCGTCCGCGACCCGAGGAGCTGCTCTGCGCCCCCTCCTGCCGCGTGCCCGTGCCGCGCGCCTCCCCCGCTCCGTCGTCGCCGCGGGCGTCGCCTGCGTGCCCGTCCTCGTGCTGGCCGCGTCCGCGCTGCCGGAGGCGACGAGCTCGGCCGACCCCGTCGCGAGCGCCCCGACCGGCCCGGCCGCCGCGCAGGCCCGTGTCGCGCGCCCCGCGCTCGGGCTCGAGAGCTCGAGCGCGCAGCCGGTCCCGCGCACCCCCGTCGTCGGCAGCCTCGGCGAGGAGCTCCGCGCGCACCCCGTGCCCAGCCCCGCCGCTCCCCAGGCCGGCCGCGTCCTCCCCGCCCAGCTGCTGACCAGCGGCATCCCGGCGGTCGCCCAGGCCGCGTACGTGCGGGGGGCCAGCCTCGCCGACGCGCACGACCCCGGCTGCCACCTGTCCTGGCCGGTGCTCGCTGCTCTCGGCCGGGTCGAGTCCAACCACGGGCGCTTCGGCGGCGCGGTGCTCGGCGCCGACGGCCGCTCCACGCCGCCGATCATCGGCCCGGCGCTCGACGGCACGACGTACGCCGCGGTGCCCGACACCGACGGCGGGAGGCTCGACGGCGACCCGCAGTGGGACCACGCGGTGGGCCCGATGCAGTTCATCCCCTCGACCTGGGCCCGCGTCGCCACGGACGCCGACGGCGACGGCGTCGCGGACCCGCAGGACATCGACGACGCCGCCGCCGCGGCCGGCACGTACCTCTGCGCCGGCGGGGGCGACATGCGCAGCGGGAGCGCGCTCGGCGCGGCGATCTTCAGCTACAACCACGACGCGTCCTACGTCCAGCTCGTCGGCGAGCTCGCCGTGGCGTACGCGAAGGGCTGA
- a CDS encoding DUF6457 domain-containing protein — MTDAPEPAEITLDEWTSRVAAALGLSDELAALPVRQAILDLARDSAHGVARPAAPLTTFLAGVAVGLAGGDAAALDAAAATVRAELPPRAAD, encoded by the coding sequence ATGACCGACGCCCCCGAGCCTGCCGAGATCACCCTCGACGAGTGGACCTCCCGCGTGGCCGCCGCTCTCGGCCTGTCCGACGAGCTCGCCGCTCTGCCGGTGCGCCAGGCGATCCTCGACCTCGCCCGCGACTCCGCCCACGGCGTGGCGCGCCCCGCCGCACCGCTCACGACGTTCCTCGCGGGCGTGGCGGTCGGGCTCGCGGGCGGGGACGCGGCGGCGCTCGACGCCGCGGCGGCGACGGTGCGCGCGGAGCTGCCGCCGCGCGCGGCCGACTAG